From the genome of Streptomyces sp. NBC_01317, one region includes:
- a CDS encoding FMN-dependent NADH-azoreductase — translation MATLLHLDSALFPQGSASRDITAAFVKSWLEQHPEGKVVYRDLAASPIPHLDAAAVGAGPDHELRAELAAELAEADAVLIGAPMYNFTIASTLKAWLDQVIIVGSNTGPDSPVAGTPFTIVASRGGSYAPGTPREDFEFVQNYLEKVLTGMLGITEIDFIVPELTLAPVKPEMADLIPLAEASRAKAHEEAIQKAKALGARHAA, via the coding sequence ATGGCCACGCTTCTGCACCTCGACTCCGCCCTCTTCCCCCAGGGCTCCGCCTCCCGCGACATCACGGCCGCCTTCGTGAAGTCCTGGCTGGAGCAGCACCCGGAGGGCAAGGTCGTCTACCGCGACCTCGCCGCCTCCCCGATCCCCCACCTGGACGCCGCGGCCGTCGGCGCGGGGCCGGACCACGAGCTGCGTGCCGAGCTGGCCGCCGAGCTCGCGGAGGCCGACGCCGTCCTGATAGGTGCCCCGATGTACAACTTCACGATCGCCTCCACCCTCAAGGCGTGGCTCGACCAGGTGATCATCGTGGGTTCCAACACGGGCCCCGACAGCCCGGTGGCGGGCACCCCGTTCACGATCGTCGCCAGCCGCGGCGGGTCGTACGCCCCCGGCACCCCACGCGAGGACTTCGAGTTCGTCCAGAACTACCTGGAGAAGGTCCTGACCGGCATGCTCGGCATCACCGAGATCGACTTCATCGTCCCGGAGCTGACCCTGGCCCCCGTGAAGCCGGAGATGGCCGACCTCATCCCCCTCGCCGAGGCCTCCCGCGCGAAGGCCCACGAGGAGGCGATCCAGAAGGCCAAGGCCCTGGGCGCCCGCCACGCGGCCTGA
- a CDS encoding DUF3662 and FHA domain-containing protein, producing the protein MGVMKRFEQRLEGLVNGTFAKVFKSEVQPVEIAGALQRECDNNATIWNRERTVVPNDFIVELSTPDYERLSPYSGQLGDELSGLVRDYAKQQRYTFMGPIKVHLEKAEDLDTGLYRVRSRTLASSTSQASGPAPAAPQGGYGYPPAAAPPMPAAPPPGGHQPPPGGPGRGPGPVPGPGHAAGPGPAAAPGGLPGTQVRRWIEINGTRHQISRATLVLGRSTEADVRIDDPGVSRRHCEIRVGTPSTIQDLGSTNGIVVDGQHTTRATLRDGSRIVVGNSTIVYRQAEG; encoded by the coding sequence ATGGGAGTCATGAAGCGTTTCGAACAGCGTCTCGAAGGTTTGGTCAACGGCACCTTCGCGAAGGTCTTCAAGTCCGAGGTCCAGCCCGTGGAGATCGCCGGCGCCCTCCAACGCGAGTGCGACAACAACGCGACGATCTGGAACCGCGAGCGGACCGTCGTACCCAACGACTTCATCGTCGAGCTGAGCACGCCCGACTACGAGCGGCTCAGCCCGTACTCCGGACAGCTCGGGGACGAACTGTCCGGGCTGGTCCGCGACTACGCGAAGCAGCAGCGCTACACCTTCATGGGCCCCATCAAGGTCCACCTGGAGAAGGCCGAGGACCTCGACACCGGTCTGTACCGGGTGCGCAGCCGCACCCTGGCGTCGAGTACGTCCCAGGCCTCGGGGCCCGCCCCCGCTGCCCCCCAGGGCGGCTACGGCTACCCGCCCGCCGCCGCGCCCCCCATGCCCGCCGCACCCCCGCCCGGCGGCCACCAGCCCCCGCCAGGAGGCCCGGGACGCGGACCGGGACCGGTTCCAGGACCCGGCCACGCGGCCGGACCCGGCCCCGCGGCGGCACCCGGCGGCCTGCCGGGCACCCAGGTAAGACGCTGGATCGAGATCAACGGCACCCGCCACCAGATCTCCCGCGCGACGCTCGTGCTCGGCCGCAGCACCGAGGCGGACGTGCGGATCGACGACCCCGGCGTATCGCGGCGGCACTGCGAGATCCGGGTCGGTACGCCCTCGACTATCCAGGATCTCGGGTCCACCAACGGCATCGTGGTAGACGGACAGCACACCACCCGCGCTACGCTCCGCGACGGCTCGCGGATCGTCGTGGGCAATTCCACCATCGTTTACCGGCAAGCCGAAGGGTGA
- a CDS encoding winged helix-turn-helix transcriptional regulator: MAERNAEHSEDACRKVDVGITRVFELLGKRWTGPIVSVLMQRAVHFAELRRAIPGISERMLSDRLTELAAAGLVVREVDDGPPLRVAYRLTEAGQAMEPALKELRMWSESYLREPPPEGSCVGNC, translated from the coding sequence ATGGCGGAGCGGAACGCGGAGCACAGCGAGGACGCGTGTAGGAAGGTCGACGTGGGGATCACCCGCGTCTTCGAGCTGTTGGGCAAGCGGTGGACCGGCCCGATCGTTTCCGTGCTGATGCAGCGCGCGGTCCATTTCGCCGAACTGCGGCGCGCCATCCCGGGGATCAGCGAGCGCATGCTCTCCGACCGGCTCACGGAACTGGCGGCCGCCGGGCTGGTCGTACGGGAGGTCGACGACGGGCCGCCGCTGCGGGTCGCGTACCGGCTGACGGAGGCGGGGCAGGCGATGGAGCCCGCGCTCAAAGAGCTGAGGATGTGGTCGGAGTCATATCTGCGCGAGCCACCGCCCGAGGGGTCCTGCGTTGGGAACTGCTAG
- a CDS encoding DUF2252 domain-containing protein, which translates to MGEVGSAVSERSRGAGGRPAHTDGRIPEVSGFAPRASVAGAPTPKARGHALRDRVPRSSHDSLVLAAGRPDALRAVEESSRGRVPGLTPLRVGRMAATPFAFLRGSAGLMAHDLVGTPVTGVGAQICGDAHAGNFGLYGDSRGQLVIDLNDFDETVVGPWEWDVKRLATSLVLAGREAGADEETCRRGACDAVGSYRRTMRLLAKLPALDAWNAIADEQLVSHADARDLAGTLERVSEKARNNTSARFAARSTEAVPEADGSPGADGRRGGTRRFVDAPPVLRRVPDEEAAAVAASLEEYLGTLSEDRLPLLARYAIHDVAFRVVGTGSVGTRSYVVLLLDHRGEPLVLQVKEARGSALLPYLPAAGFEVPEVTHEGRRVVLGQKRMQVVSDSLLGWTTVAGRPYQVRQFRNRKGSVDPAALPADQIDDYGRMTGALLARAHAHSVDPRLIAGYCGKNEELDVAVAAFAVAYADRTEADHAELVAAVRSGRIAAESGV; encoded by the coding sequence ATGGGCGAAGTCGGATCGGCGGTGTCGGAGCGGTCGCGGGGCGCCGGGGGACGGCCGGCTCACACGGACGGTCGCATTCCGGAGGTGTCCGGATTCGCGCCGCGCGCGTCCGTGGCCGGAGCGCCCACGCCCAAGGCGCGGGGGCACGCGCTGCGGGACCGGGTGCCGCGCTCGTCGCACGACTCCCTCGTCCTCGCGGCCGGGCGGCCCGACGCGCTGCGGGCGGTCGAGGAGTCCAGCCGCGGCCGGGTGCCGGGGCTGACGCCGCTGCGGGTGGGGCGGATGGCCGCCACCCCCTTCGCGTTCCTGCGGGGCTCGGCGGGGCTGATGGCCCACGACCTGGTGGGCACGCCGGTCACCGGGGTCGGCGCTCAGATCTGCGGGGACGCGCACGCGGGGAACTTCGGTCTGTACGGGGACTCGCGCGGGCAACTCGTCATCGATCTCAACGACTTCGACGAAACCGTCGTCGGCCCCTGGGAGTGGGACGTCAAGCGGCTCGCGACCTCGCTGGTGCTGGCGGGCCGCGAGGCGGGCGCGGACGAGGAGACGTGCCGGCGCGGCGCCTGCGACGCGGTGGGGTCGTACCGGCGCACGATGCGGCTGTTGGCGAAGCTTCCCGCGCTCGACGCGTGGAACGCGATCGCCGACGAGCAGCTGGTCTCGCACGCCGACGCGCGGGATCTGGCCGGCACGCTGGAGCGGGTCTCGGAGAAGGCGCGCAACAACACGAGCGCGCGGTTCGCCGCCAGGTCGACCGAGGCCGTGCCGGAGGCCGACGGCTCCCCGGGCGCGGACGGCCGCCGGGGCGGGACGCGGCGCTTCGTGGACGCCCCGCCCGTCCTGCGGCGGGTGCCGGACGAGGAGGCGGCGGCCGTGGCCGCCTCGCTGGAGGAGTATCTGGGGACCCTGTCGGAGGACCGGCTGCCGCTCCTCGCGCGGTACGCGATCCACGACGTGGCGTTCCGGGTCGTCGGCACCGGCAGCGTCGGGACCCGGTCGTACGTGGTGCTGCTCCTCGACCACCGCGGGGAGCCGCTGGTGCTCCAGGTGAAGGAGGCGCGCGGTTCGGCCCTGTTGCCGTACCTGCCGGCCGCCGGTTTCGAGGTGCCCGAGGTGACGCACGAGGGGCGCCGGGTGGTGCTCGGGCAGAAGCGGATGCAGGTGGTCAGCGACAGCCTGCTGGGGTGGACGACGGTGGCGGGCCGGCCGTACCAGGTACGGCAGTTCAGGAACCGCAAGGGGAGCGTGGATCCGGCCGCGCTGCCGGCCGACCAGATAGACGACTACGGGCGGATGACCGGGGCGCTGCTGGCGCGGGCGCACGCGCACAGCGTGGATCCCCGGCTGATCGCCGGGTACTGCGGCAAGAACGAGGAGCTGGACGTCGCGGTGGCGGCCTTCGCCGTCGCGTACGCGGACCGTACGGAGGCGGATCACGCGGAGCTGGTGGCGGCGGTCAGGAGCGGGCGGATCGCGGCGGAGTCGGGCGTCTGA
- a CDS encoding PP2C family protein-serine/threonine phosphatase codes for MARDRLARQSTGEPTGEVRMSLSLRFAAGSHKGMIREGNEDSGYAGPRLLAIADGMGGQAAGEVASSEVISTLVQLDDDVPGSDILTSLGTAVQRANDQLRLMVEEDPQLEGMGTTLTALLWTGQRLGLVHVGDSRAYLLRDGLLTQITQDHTWVQRLVDEGRITEEEATTHPQRSLLMRALGSGDHVEPDLSIREVRAGDRYLICSDGLSGVVSHQTMEEALAGYQGPQETIQTLIELALRGGGPDNITCIVADVLDVDANDTLAAQLNDTPVVVGAVAENQLPPSAAENAAAMQTPAGRAAGLGRAVPQQPAGGFGPPGSGDDPAYGGMPPEGGYGTYSDDDFVKPRGGRKWAKRSFYVVLALAVVGGGLYGGYRWTQTQYYVGSNKQHVALYRGISQDLAWVSLSKVHKDHPEIELKYLPDYQRKQVEGTITEGNLSEAGKKIDALAVQASACKKDEQRRAAERAADVADSEEQVGGTKPTDKPSTGPTDTTKPDKATPHPGPSLSEEEQKVASNCGKQ; via the coding sequence GTGGCTCGAGACCGGCTGGCGCGACAGTCGACCGGCGAGCCGACGGGCGAGGTGCGCATGAGTCTGTCGCTGCGCTTCGCCGCCGGGTCGCACAAAGGCATGATCCGGGAGGGCAACGAGGACTCCGGCTACGCCGGCCCCCGATTGCTCGCCATCGCCGACGGCATGGGCGGCCAGGCCGCCGGTGAGGTCGCCTCCTCCGAGGTGATCTCCACCCTCGTGCAGCTCGACGACGACGTGCCGGGCTCCGACATCCTCACCTCGCTCGGTACGGCGGTCCAGCGCGCCAACGACCAGCTCCGCCTGATGGTCGAGGAGGACCCGCAGCTGGAGGGCATGGGCACCACGCTCACCGCCCTCCTGTGGACCGGCCAGCGCCTCGGCCTCGTCCACGTCGGCGACTCCCGCGCGTACCTCCTGCGCGACGGCCTCCTCACGCAGATCACCCAGGACCACACCTGGGTGCAGCGCCTGGTCGACGAGGGCCGGATCACCGAGGAAGAGGCCACCACCCACCCGCAGCGCTCCCTGCTGATGCGCGCGCTGGGCAGCGGCGACCACGTCGAGCCGGACCTCTCCATCCGTGAAGTACGGGCGGGCGACCGGTACTTGATCTGTTCGGACGGTCTCTCCGGCGTCGTCTCCCACCAGACCATGGAAGAGGCCCTCGCCGGCTACCAGGGCCCCCAGGAGACCATCCAGACCCTCATCGAGCTGGCCCTGCGCGGCGGCGGCCCCGACAACATCACCTGCATCGTCGCCGACGTCCTGGACGTCGACGCCAACGACACCCTCGCCGCCCAGCTCAACGACACCCCCGTCGTCGTCGGCGCCGTCGCCGAGAACCAGCTTCCGCCCAGCGCCGCGGAGAACGCCGCCGCGATGCAGACCCCCGCGGGCCGCGCGGCCGGCCTCGGCCGCGCCGTACCGCAGCAGCCCGCCGGCGGCTTCGGCCCGCCCGGCAGCGGCGACGACCCCGCGTACGGCGGCATGCCGCCCGAGGGCGGGTACGGGACCTACAGCGACGACGACTTCGTCAAGCCCCGCGGCGGCCGCAAGTGGGCCAAGAGATCCTTCTACGTCGTCCTGGCGCTCGCCGTGGTCGGCGGCGGCCTGTACGGCGGCTACCGCTGGACCCAGACCCAGTACTACGTCGGCTCCAACAAGCAGCATGTCGCGCTCTACCGGGGCATCAGCCAGGACCTGGCCTGGGTCTCGCTCTCGAAGGTCCACAAGGACCACCCCGAGATCGAACTCAAGTACCTCCCGGACTACCAGCGCAAGCAGGTCGAGGGCACCATCACCGAAGGCAACCTGAGCGAGGCCGGCAAGAAGATCGACGCGCTCGCCGTCCAGGCCTCGGCCTGCAAGAAGGACGAGCAGCGCCGCGCCGCCGAGCGGGCGGCCGACGTGGCCGACAGCGAGGAGCAGGTGGGCGGCACCAAGCCGACCGACAAGCCCTCGACCGGCCCGACCGACACCACCAAGCCCGACAAAGCCACTCCCCATCCGGGCCCCAGCCTCTCGGAAGAGGAGCAGAAAGTGGCCTCGAACTGCGGGAAGCAGTAG
- a CDS encoding FHA domain-containing protein FhaB/FipA, whose amino-acid sequence MSELTLTVMRLGFLAVLWLFVIVAVQVIRSDLFGTRVTQRGSRRTADARPQQARQTAAAAPPPQRQQQGGRQRRGAPTKLVVSEGILTGTTVALQGQTITLGRAHDSTIVLDDDYASSRHARIYPDRDGQWIVEDLGSTNGTYLDRTRLTTPTPIPLGSPIRIGKTVIELRK is encoded by the coding sequence ATGTCAGAGCTGACCCTGACGGTCATGCGGCTAGGTTTCCTGGCCGTTCTGTGGCTGTTCGTGATCGTGGCCGTCCAGGTCATCCGCAGCGACCTGTTCGGAACACGCGTCACCCAGCGCGGCTCACGCCGCACCGCGGACGCCAGACCGCAACAGGCACGCCAGACCGCGGCGGCGGCCCCGCCGCCGCAACGCCAGCAGCAGGGAGGCCGGCAGCGCCGCGGCGCACCCACCAAGCTGGTCGTCTCCGAAGGCATCCTGACCGGCACCACGGTCGCGCTCCAGGGGCAGACCATCACCCTGGGCCGCGCGCACGACTCCACGATCGTGCTGGACGACGACTACGCGTCCAGCCGGCATGCCAGGATCTACCCGGACCGTGACGGCCAGTGGATCGTCGAGGATCTCGGGTCCACCAACGGCACGTATCTCGACCGGACCCGGCTCACGACCCCGACACCGATTCCGCTGGGCTCACCGATCCGCATCGGGAAGACCGTCATCGAGCTGCGGAAGTAG